GGTGCTGACCAACCAGGCGGTAGGCCATGATTTCGTCGAGTCGCAATTGCTGCGCGGCATCGGCAGCGTGTTCGGTTTCCTCTTCCTCAACCAGGCGGCCATCGCATCGGTCCCGCGCGAGGATGCGGGCGATGCCGCCGGGCTGTTCAACGCCGTCCGCAACCTGGGCGGGTCGCTGGCGCTGGCGGGCATCGCCACCATCCAGGACCAGCGAAGCTGGCTGCACAGCCGCCGCATGGAGGAAAGCCTGAGCGCCAATAGCGGCCAGGTGCAGGATTATATCGGCGGCCTCGCCCATTCGCTGGGCGGGCAGGACGCCGCGCTTCGGTCATTGTCCGGCACGATCCAGCGGGAGGCGCTGGTGATGACCTATAACGACATCTTCACGATGCTGGCGGTCGGCATCATCGCTGTATTGCCGCTGGTACTGTTCCTGCGTCCCTTGCCCAAGGGGCAAGCGGTCGCGATGCATTGAGGCTGGTTTCATGCGTTTCCCCCAGACCGTCCTTTCTCCGGCCATCCTCCCTCTGCTGGCACTCGCCGCCTGCACCGCTGGGCCGGATTATCATGGACCGGAAGCCGCAAGGCCGGTCAGCCCCGCCGCCCAATTCGTCAGGGCGCCCGCCGACGCCAGCGCGCAGGCGCCCGCCGCCGCGGCCTGGTGGACGGCGCTGGGCGACCCGGTGCTCGACGCGCTGGAAAGCCGCGCGCTGGCCGCCAGTCCCGGCGTGGCCGTGGCGGAGGCAAGGGTGCGGCAGGCCCGCGTCTCGCTGCGGACGGAGCGCGCCAACGCCCTTCCCAATGTCAACGCCTCCGCCCTATACGTCCATGCGACCGTGCCCGGCGTCGACCTGGGCGGTTCGGAGGAAGACAGTGCGGAGGGCGGGGACAGCCAGTCGCTCAATTTCTACAATCTGGGCTTCGACGCGAGTTGGGAGGTCGACCTGTGGGGTGGCCGGCGGCGCGGGATGGAGGCGGCGAGGGCTGAGGTTGAGGCGGCGCAGGCCAATGTCGCGGACGCGCAGGTCAGCCTGACCGCTGAAATCGCGCAAGCCTATGTCAATCTGCGCGACCGGCAGCAACGGATCGCGCTGGCGCAGCAGGCGGCCGCCCGGCAGCGCGAGATGCTGCGCCTGACGGAGCAGCGCCACGCCCAGGGGACCGCTTCCGCCCTGGAGGTGGAACAGCAGCGCAACCAACTGGAGCAGAGCGACGCCGCGCTGCTGCCGCTCAGCGCGGAGCGCGACGCCTATCTGAACGCCTTGGCCACGCTGGCCGGGGAGGCGCCCGGCGCGCTCGACGCCATGCTGGCCGCGCCCGCCTCGGTCCCGCTGCCTCCGGCGCAGGTGGCGGTCGGCGATCCCGCCGCGCTGCTCAGGCGTCGTCCCGACATCCGGGCAGCGGAGCGCCGGTTCGCGGCCGCCACCGCCAGGATCGGCGTGGCGGAGGCTGCGCGCTTTCCCAGCCTCAGCTTCATGGGCCTGATCGGCATCGGCGGCACCGATCCGGGCGATCTGGTCGACCTCGACACGCTGGCGGCCATCGCCATGCCGCGGCTGAGTTGGAGCTTCCTCGATTTCGGCCGCAACGCCGCCCGGGTGGGACAGGCCGAAGGCGCGCGGGACGAGGCGGCGGCGCAATATCGGCAGGCGGTGCTCAATGCCCTGCGCGACGGCGAGGATGCGCTTTCCCGCTTCGGCGCCCGGCGGTTGAGCGTCGCCAGCGCCGCCCGGTCGAAGGCTTCGGCGGACCGCGCCGCCGCATTGGTGCGCCAGCGTTTCGAGGCGGGAACGGCCACCCGCATCCAGCTTCTCGACGCGGAGCGGCAGAGCCTGTTGGCGGCGCAGGCGCTGACGCAGGGAACGGCGGCAATGAC
The sequence above is drawn from the Sphingobium indicum B90A genome and encodes:
- a CDS encoding efflux transporter outer membrane subunit; the encoded protein is MRFPQTVLSPAILPLLALAACTAGPDYHGPEAARPVSPAAQFVRAPADASAQAPAAAAWWTALGDPVLDALESRALAASPGVAVAEARVRQARVSLRTERANALPNVNASALYVHATVPGVDLGGSEEDSAEGGDSQSLNFYNLGFDASWEVDLWGGRRRGMEAARAEVEAAQANVADAQVSLTAEIAQAYVNLRDRQQRIALAQQAAARQREMLRLTEQRHAQGTASALEVEQQRNQLEQSDAALLPLSAERDAYLNALATLAGEAPGALDAMLAAPASVPLPPAQVAVGDPAALLRRRPDIRAAERRFAAATARIGVAEAARFPSLSFMGLIGIGGTDPGDLVDLDTLAAIAMPRLSWSFLDFGRNAARVGQAEGARDEAAAQYRQAVLNALRDGEDALSRFGARRLSVASAARSKASADRAAALVRQRFEAGTATRIQLLDAERQSLLAAQALTQGTAAMTADYIALQKALGLGWR